In a single window of the Dreissena polymorpha isolate Duluth1 chromosome 3, UMN_Dpol_1.0, whole genome shotgun sequence genome:
- the LOC127874864 gene encoding BRO1 domain-containing protein BROX-like, with product MAYWFHRNPLKATSPVTFELAGVSTNEATRKIFSDLRQHRNKLLELLTDPNHDKNTLDKTSNDYFSLLIGLMKPLEEGETENKLRQAVKFKWTNTLLGNTPTEQQDAVYEMACMAINLALWYTKHSAKFAAKEEVDMEEAKNVHKCLRMAAGVFNYVKTELAPRLTGDPNKDTGPADTDSRVLDAYINQCTAEAQEVTLARAIELKHSAGLIAALANETGQLFKRADDALASLDAKIVGKWRKYFQLKSDFYIAHAHCYNAESLLAQDKCGEAIRGLQEGIKCYDKAAETCKEYASTKGPGTQARPLNHLFFRRLGPVMKRTLDKCERENGLIYHQKVAFDPPILELKATYGLVSPEDYKPPELSPLWSVEVYKKMDSKMAPKPGPQLPGEKEEKPKDLPPVKEKEVPMSDKDPKNASGCVVS from the exons atgGCGTACTGGTTCCATAGGAATCCTCTCAAAGCTACTAGCCCTGTTACATTTGAATTGGCAGGAGTTTCCACAAATGAAGCTACACGGAAAATATTCAG TGACTTGCGGCAACACAGAAACAAGCTATTAGAGCTGCTGACAGATCCAAATCATGACAAAAACACCCTGGACAAGACATCCAATGATTATTTCTCACTTCTGATTGGTCTGATGAAACCATTAGAAGAGGGTGAGACAGAGAACAAGCTGCGACAGGCTGTGAAGTTCAAGTGGACAAATACCCTGCTTGGAAACACACCAAC TGAGCAGCAGGATGCAGTGTATGAGATGGCCTGCATGGCCATCAACCTGGCCCTCTGGTACACAAAACACTCAGCAAAGTTTGCAGCAAAAGAAGA AGTTGACATGGAGGAGGCTAAAAATGTTCACAAATGTCTACGTATGGCAGCTGGAGTATTCAATTATGTTAAG ACGGAGCTTGCTCCTAGGTTGACCGGCGACCCTAACAAAGACACTGGTCCTGCTGATACCGACAGTCGAGTGCTGGATGCGTACATCAACCAGTGTACTGCAGAGGCACAGGAAG TGACTCTGGCACGTGCAATAGAGCTGAAGCATTCTGCAGGGTTGATTGCTGCCCTGGCCAATGAGACGGGCCAGCTTTTCAAAAGGGCAG ATGATGCTCTTGCCAGCCTGGATGCAAAAATAGTTGGGAAATGGCGCAAGTACTTTCAGTTGAAGTCAGATTTCTACATTGCCCAT GCCCACTGCTACAATGCAGAGAGTCTGCTGGCACAGGACAAGTGTGGAGAGGCTATCAGAGGGCTGCAAGAGGGAATCAAAT GCTATGACAAGGCAGCAGAGACTTGCAAGGAGTATGCAAGCACCAAGGGGCCAGGTACGCAGGCTCGGCCCCTAAACCACCTGTTCTTCCGTCGCCTGGGGCCAGTCATGAAGAGGACCCTCGACAAGTGTGAGAGGGAGAATGGACTTAT TTACCACCAGAAGGTGGCGTTTGACCCCCCAATACTGGAGTTGAAGGCCACGTACGGACTCGTTAGTCCAGAGGACTACAAACCTCCCGAGCTGAGCCCACTGTGGTCTGTGGAGGTGTACAAGAAGATGGATTCAAAGATGGCACCCAAACCTGGGCCACAG